Proteins encoded by one window of Pseudomonas coleopterorum:
- a CDS encoding heavy metal response regulator transcription factor, with protein MKLLVAEDEPKTGIYLQQGLVEAGFSVDRVVTGTQALHQALSETYDLLILDVMMPGIDGWEVIRSIRAAGRAVPVLFLTARDGVDDRVKGLELGADDYLVKPFAFSELLARVRSLLRRGSAAPNQTSIKIGDLEVDLLKRRAMRSGRRIDLTAKEFSLLELLMRRRGEVLPKSLIASQVWDMNFDSDTNVIEVAIRRLRAKIDDDFDTKLIQTTRGMGYMLDTPDTE; from the coding sequence ATGAAACTCTTGGTAGCAGAAGACGAACCCAAAACCGGAATTTACCTTCAGCAAGGCTTGGTGGAAGCCGGCTTCAGTGTCGACAGGGTTGTGACAGGGACGCAGGCATTGCATCAAGCACTGAGCGAGACCTACGATCTCCTAATTCTGGACGTAATGATGCCGGGCATTGATGGCTGGGAAGTCATCCGAAGCATCCGCGCAGCCGGGCGAGCAGTTCCTGTGCTGTTTCTAACGGCCAGGGACGGAGTTGATGATCGGGTCAAGGGGTTGGAGCTAGGAGCTGACGATTATCTGGTTAAGCCATTCGCCTTTTCCGAGTTGCTTGCTCGCGTCAGAAGCTTGCTTCGCCGAGGTTCCGCCGCGCCCAACCAGACATCAATCAAGATCGGGGATCTGGAAGTCGATCTTCTGAAGCGCCGCGCCATGCGCTCTGGTCGCCGGATAGACCTCACGGCTAAAGAGTTTTCGCTACTTGAACTGCTGATGCGCCGTAGGGGCGAAGTTTTGCCAAAATCACTGATTGCATCGCAGGTCTGGGATATGAATTTTGACAGCGATACCAACGTGATCGAAGTCGCCATTCGCAGGCTTCGGGCCAAGATTGACGATGACTTCGACACCAAACTGATTCAGACCACGAGGGGAATGGGCTACATGCTAGACACT
- the copD gene encoding copper homeostasis membrane protein CopD, translated as MGDPLNVALRFALYLDLMLLFGLAVFGLYSFRGKERVSGAVLHFGWILPGTAAIGMLLSIAAFVVMTSNMSGASDWTGLRPHLEMMLYETEIGFSWVTRMISLAVVIAVASQSKRWPTESLWVATLAGSIALATLAWTGHGAMDEGAKRFWHFAADILHLLAAGGWIGALAAFGLMLRMKSSDPELLVRVLPRALSGFETAGALIVGTVIVTGVANYLFIVGPTVVDVISGTYGVLLLVKLVLFVGMIGLATLNRFYLSPALERSAQAGDYSLAVTALRTSVVLESTCAVAIVVLVAWLGTLSPSIDMAQG; from the coding sequence ATGGGCGACCCGTTGAATGTGGCGCTGCGCTTCGCGCTTTATCTCGATCTGATGCTCCTGTTCGGCCTGGCGGTCTTTGGACTGTACAGCTTTCGGGGTAAAGAGCGTGTGTCCGGAGCAGTGTTGCATTTTGGGTGGATACTGCCCGGCACCGCTGCTATAGGCATGCTTTTGTCCATAGCAGCTTTCGTGGTTATGACGAGCAACATGAGCGGCGCCTCCGATTGGACGGGGCTGCGGCCACACTTGGAAATGATGCTGTACGAGACCGAGATCGGCTTTAGCTGGGTGACGCGCATGATCTCGCTAGCGGTGGTCATTGCTGTCGCAAGCCAGAGCAAGCGATGGCCAACAGAGAGTCTATGGGTTGCTACCTTAGCTGGCAGCATCGCCCTGGCGACGCTCGCGTGGACAGGTCATGGGGCCATGGATGAGGGTGCCAAGCGGTTCTGGCACTTTGCCGCTGATATCCTGCATCTACTTGCCGCTGGCGGGTGGATCGGAGCTCTCGCGGCGTTTGGTTTGATGCTAAGGATGAAAAGCTCTGATCCAGAGCTACTCGTCCGGGTGCTGCCACGAGCGCTCAGCGGATTCGAAACAGCAGGCGCACTGATCGTTGGCACGGTCATAGTTACCGGCGTCGCTAATTATCTTTTCATCGTTGGGCCGACAGTGGTCGATGTCATATCGGGCACCTATGGTGTTCTTCTACTCGTGAAACTCGTGCTGTTCGTGGGCATGATCGGACTTGCTACCCTGAATCGTTTCTACCTGAGTCCTGCCCTTGAGCGATCTGCGCAGGCCGGTGATTACTCTCTGGCAGTGACTGCCTTGAGAACAAGCGTGGTGCTTGAATCGACCTGTGCTGTGGCCATCGTCGTCTTGGTGGCTTGGCTTGGGACACTGAGCCCGTCTATCGACATGGCTCAAGGGTGA
- the copC gene encoding copper homeostasis periplasmic binding protein CopC, with protein sequence MSVFKSCFVAVALSSSLLLSAVAQAHPKLLSSTPAEGESGPAPAKIELHFSENLVTQFSGAKLVMTEMPGMSHSPMPMKASVAGSSDPKTMILTPAAPLTAGTYKVEWRAVSSDTHPITGSVTFKVK encoded by the coding sequence ATGTCAGTATTTAAATCCTGTTTTGTGGCCGTCGCTCTTTCTTCCAGCCTTCTGCTCAGCGCAGTTGCCCAGGCTCACCCGAAGCTGCTGTCTTCCACTCCAGCTGAAGGCGAGAGCGGCCCTGCTCCTGCGAAGATTGAACTGCACTTTTCTGAAAACCTAGTTACCCAGTTTTCCGGAGCCAAGCTGGTCATGACGGAAATGCCTGGTATGTCTCACTCCCCTATGCCCATGAAAGCCAGCGTTGCAGGAAGTAGCGATCCAAAAACAATGATCCTGACTCCAGCTGCCCCCCTCACCGCTGGCACCTACAAAGTAGAATGGCGAGCGGTCTCCTCCGATACCCATCCGATTACCGGCAGCGTTACGTTCAAAGTGAAATAA